Proteins co-encoded in one Chroococcidiopsis sp. TS-821 genomic window:
- the mgtE gene encoding magnesium transporter, translating to MQRNALNDLLRPKALGAAKRTANQLSVTELVRSLLEIEPKKRVLAFRLLEKDKAIAVFEFLHPDAQADLIRAMEDPEIVPLLEALDPEQRVRLFEELPAKVTKRLLSQLSPESRAAVDLLLGYPEGSVGRRMSLRYLAVRETTTAGEVLALVRESNLRDDELDMVFVIDKQRFYRGFIRTVCLIKANPEMPIERLIDGKDIAISVTAPEMQAARLLKDYNLPAIPVLDSEGRLVGDITFDDVIDLIEEEASATALAQAGVGNLLGRDRAWSEKLVRGPIRYAVQLRIVCLIITLIGGMIVGGVIQNFEEVLEAVVVVAIFIPVVMDMGGNVGTQSTTVFARGLAWQHIDIRHYGGYLFREFRIGVIMGAILGVAGGLIAYVWQGAPNGVPQLGLAVGLSLFAVISLAAVLGALLPWLLLKVGFDHGPAADPFITTIKDFTGLLLYFYLVSLLLDIQT from the coding sequence ATGCAACGCAACGCACTAAATGACTTACTGCGACCCAAGGCACTTGGAGCCGCAAAACGAACGGCAAATCAGCTGAGCGTGACTGAATTGGTGCGATCGCTCCTCGAAATTGAACCAAAAAAGCGGGTGCTGGCGTTTCGATTATTAGAGAAGGATAAGGCGATCGCTGTGTTTGAATTTCTCCATCCTGATGCACAGGCAGATCTGATTCGAGCTATGGAAGACCCCGAAATAGTACCGCTCTTGGAAGCGCTCGATCCAGAGCAGCGGGTGCGGCTGTTTGAAGAACTGCCTGCCAAAGTCACCAAACGACTGTTAAGCCAACTTAGTCCTGAATCGCGTGCAGCTGTTGACTTGCTGCTAGGCTATCCCGAAGGCAGTGTGGGGCGGCGGATGAGCCTGCGCTACCTGGCAGTACGAGAAACAACCACAGCAGGGGAGGTGCTCGCTTTGGTGCGGGAATCAAACTTGCGGGATGATGAACTGGATATGGTCTTTGTAATTGATAAACAGCGATTCTATCGCGGCTTTATTCGCACAGTGTGCTTGATTAAAGCCAATCCTGAAATGCCGATTGAGCGGTTAATCGACGGGAAAGACATTGCCATCAGCGTTACTGCTCCTGAAATGCAAGCTGCCCGTTTGCTTAAAGATTATAATCTGCCTGCCATTCCTGTACTTGATAGCGAAGGACGGTTGGTGGGAGATATTACCTTTGATGACGTGATTGACCTGATTGAAGAAGAAGCCTCCGCTACTGCCCTTGCTCAAGCTGGGGTCGGTAATCTACTAGGTCGCGATCGAGCTTGGAGCGAAAAACTGGTTCGGGGTCCCATTCGCTATGCTGTTCAGCTGCGGATTGTCTGTTTAATTATTACCCTAATTGGCGGCATGATTGTGGGGGGTGTGATTCAAAACTTTGAGGAAGTTTTGGAAGCAGTTGTTGTCGTTGCCATTTTTATTCCGGTAGTCATGGATATGGGTGGAAATGTGGGCACTCAATCAACGACTGTTTTTGCTCGTGGACTGGCATGGCAGCATATTGACATCCGGCATTACGGCGGCTACTTATTCCGAGAATTCCGCATTGGTGTAATCATGGGTGCAATCTTGGGTGTTGCAGGTGGTTTAATTGCCTACGTGTGGCAGGGAGCCCCCAACGGAGTACCCCAACTCGGCTTGGCTGTCGGGCTTTCCCTGTTTGCAGTTATCAGCCTGGCAGCGGTCTTAGGGGCACTGCTACCCTGGCTTTTGTTGAAAGTGGGGTTCGATCATGGTCCAGCTGCCGATCCCTTTATTACAACGATTAAAGACTTCACTGGGCTGTTGCTCTATTTCTATTTAGTATCCTTGCTGCTTGACATTCAAACCTGA
- a CDS encoding magnesium transporter MgtE N-terminal domain-containing protein: MTRQNLLRDILQQPTLEAMKQAVNQLNVGELVNLLPTVALNKRVLLFLLLEEPTALNVFRGLRFEEQLILLYAMETSEQNWLLNLLEPDEQAVLLTILRRGQFRLSYATART, encoded by the coding sequence ATGACTCGACAAAATTTGCTGCGAGATATTTTGCAGCAGCCGACGCTAGAAGCAATGAAGCAAGCGGTCAATCAACTAAACGTGGGTGAGTTAGTCAATTTGCTTCCCACGGTCGCACTTAACAAACGAGTCTTGCTTTTTTTGCTGCTGGAGGAACCAACTGCACTGAATGTCTTTAGAGGTCTTCGCTTCGAGGAGCAACTCATTTTGCTGTATGCCATGGAAACTTCAGAGCAAAATTGGCTTTTAAATCTGTTAGAGCCAGATGAGCAGGCAGTACTGCTAACCATTTTACGCCGAGGACAATTCCGCCTTAGCTATGCAACCGCTAGGACTTAA
- the sat gene encoding sulfate adenylyltransferase, whose amino-acid sequence MSYRDGIAPHGMQLINRVATPEQKQEFLDKADSLPRVQLDERAVSDLEMIAIGGFSPLSGFMEREDYERVVAEMRLANGLPWSIPITLSVDEAIAEPLKEGSLIRLDDPRGQFIGVLQLTQKYHYDKAKEAVNVYRTDDIKHPGVKVVYDQGSVNLAGPVWLLERQPHPLFPKYQIDPAQSRQMFKEKGWRTVVGFQTRNPIHRAHEYIQKCALETVDGLFLHPLVGATKEDDIPADVRMRCYEILLEHYYPQDRVILAINPAAMRYAGPREAIFHALVRKNYGCTHFIVGRDHAGVGDYYGTYDAQYIFDEFEPAELGITPMMFEHAFYCKRTQQMATTKTSPSTPEERVHLSGTKVREMLRRGELPPPEFSRPEVAAELAKAMRIPVEAK is encoded by the coding sequence ATGAGTTATCGAGACGGCATTGCTCCCCACGGAATGCAATTGATCAATCGTGTCGCCACACCGGAACAAAAGCAAGAATTTTTAGACAAAGCGGATTCTTTACCGCGCGTTCAACTTGATGAGCGAGCCGTTTCTGACTTAGAAATGATCGCAATTGGTGGCTTCAGTCCGCTTAGTGGATTCATGGAACGCGAAGACTACGAACGGGTAGTTGCAGAAATGCGGCTAGCAAATGGTTTACCCTGGTCAATTCCAATTACACTCTCAGTGGATGAAGCGATCGCCGAACCGCTCAAAGAAGGTAGCTTAATCCGCCTGGACGATCCTCGCGGTCAATTTATTGGTGTCTTGCAACTCACGCAAAAATATCACTACGACAAAGCGAAAGAAGCCGTTAACGTTTATCGTACGGATGACATCAAGCACCCTGGTGTTAAAGTTGTCTACGATCAAGGATCGGTAAATCTTGCAGGTCCAGTTTGGTTATTAGAGCGTCAACCTCATCCTTTATTTCCTAAGTACCAAATCGATCCAGCACAATCGCGACAAATGTTCAAAGAAAAAGGCTGGAGAACTGTTGTCGGCTTTCAAACTCGTAACCCCATCCACCGCGCGCACGAATACATTCAAAAGTGTGCGTTAGAAACCGTCGATGGATTATTTTTGCATCCTTTAGTCGGCGCAACCAAAGAAGATGATATTCCAGCCGATGTGCGGATGCGCTGCTACGAAATTTTACTTGAGCATTACTATCCACAAGACCGCGTTATTTTAGCAATTAACCCCGCAGCAATGCGGTATGCGGGACCCCGCGAAGCAATTTTCCATGCACTAGTTCGCAAAAACTACGGTTGTACTCACTTTATTGTCGGTCGCGATCATGCAGGTGTAGGCGATTACTACGGTACTTATGACGCACAGTACATCTTTGACGAGTTTGAGCCAGCAGAATTGGGCATCACGCCGATGATGTTCGAACACGCGTTCTACTGCAAGCGCACGCAGCAAATGGCAACAACAAAAACGAGTCCGAGTACACCGGAAGAGCGCGTTCACCTTTCGGGAACTAAAGTGCGAGAAATGCTGCGTCGTGGAGAATTGCCACCGCCAGAGTTCTCGCGTCCTGAAGTCGCCGCCGAGTTGGCAAAGGCAATGCGTATACCTGTAGAAGCGAAGTAG
- a CDS encoding caspase family protein: MKRRDFFKAVGGIVTALGISELDVLRLSDRYGSALAQSTSRKLALLIGINEYSATPLNGCTTDVELQSELLIHRFGFQPADIVVLRNQQATRQQIEAAFMQHLVEQAQPGDIVVFHYSGYGRRIQLDEKHSDEQNQQENSDQRLAPKTLDSTISSLVPVDSPIASSAESLVNDVLEETLWLMLRSLQTENVTTILDTSFYTPPTALLPGNLRIRSLPQIASAQIHPLELELQQQLINRIAPYRLLVPPHAALNLPGLFITASQTDQPAAETQWSGFSAGLFTYALTQSLWEATPATTIHVSLSKASSVVEQVVGKQQPQLCGQKSQQQADVALHFMPDINVSADGVAIAVEDNGKAAQLWLAGLQPTLLQYYGVNSRFKVVSPSSSEATTSSAQLQMRSRTGLTAKALLIADNENTNAIQPGQLVQEAIRIIPRNINLNVALDPGLERIERVDATSAFATVSFVTLVTSGEQLADCLFGRIQDDTQSTTASRYGLFTLARELIPNTAGDAGEAVKVAVQRLIPKLQTLLAAKLWRLTSNESSDLDIKATLEVVSAQKQVIIERETQHFQTDRQVEKTTPTAVSSTLGIPSLPIGSRIKYKIINHSDRPVYLLLLGLDSSKNPIVLYPGKALAASGTSDTASTQELAIAPESTLSVPRTEIDFEWILHGPPAVCETQLILSRGPFTQTLAALDAVREDLRGEEYISILSNPLEVTQALLRDLQTASAIALETIGAAPDTYALDVNAWASFNFIYQVT, encoded by the coding sequence ATGAAGCGGCGGGATTTTTTTAAAGCAGTTGGCGGCATCGTTACCGCGTTAGGAATCAGTGAGTTGGATGTGTTAAGGTTGAGCGATCGCTACGGCTCAGCTTTGGCACAATCTACCTCGCGAAAATTAGCACTATTGATTGGTATTAATGAATACTCAGCTACACCGCTTAACGGTTGTACGACTGACGTTGAACTTCAAAGCGAACTTCTTATTCACCGCTTCGGCTTTCAACCAGCAGATATTGTTGTCTTGCGCAATCAACAAGCAACTCGACAGCAGATTGAAGCTGCATTTATGCAGCATCTAGTTGAACAAGCACAACCAGGCGACATTGTTGTATTTCACTACAGCGGTTACGGACGTCGCATTCAGTTAGATGAGAAACACTCAGACGAGCAAAATCAACAAGAAAATAGCGACCAACGGCTAGCACCTAAAACTTTAGACTCCACAATCAGTAGCTTAGTGCCTGTGGACAGTCCGATCGCGTCCTCAGCAGAATCGCTCGTTAATGACGTGCTAGAAGAAACGCTGTGGTTAATGTTGCGATCGCTACAAACAGAAAATGTGACAACAATTCTCGATACAAGCTTTTATACGCCCCCTACAGCACTATTACCAGGTAACTTGCGCATTCGTTCATTACCACAAATCGCATCAGCACAAATTCATCCTCTCGAACTAGAACTTCAGCAACAGCTTATCAATAGAATCGCACCTTATCGGTTGCTCGTACCACCCCATGCCGCACTCAATTTACCAGGATTATTCATCACCGCATCGCAAACAGATCAACCTGCAGCCGAGACACAGTGGAGTGGTTTTAGTGCAGGGTTATTTACCTATGCCTTAACTCAATCGCTGTGGGAAGCGACTCCAGCCACAACAATTCACGTGAGCTTAAGTAAAGCAAGTAGTGTTGTTGAACAAGTTGTTGGTAAACAGCAGCCACAACTGTGCGGGCAAAAAAGTCAACAACAGGCTGATGTCGCACTTCACTTTATGCCTGATATTAATGTTAGCGCTGATGGTGTCGCGATCGCGGTAGAAGATAACGGCAAAGCCGCACAGTTATGGTTAGCAGGATTGCAGCCAACGCTTTTGCAGTACTACGGCGTCAACTCGCGATTTAAAGTTGTGTCACCGTCTAGCAGTGAGGCTACTACTTCTTCTGCGCAACTCCAAATGCGATCGCGTACAGGGTTAACCGCAAAAGCCTTACTGATTGCAGACAACGAAAATACCAACGCGATACAACCAGGTCAATTAGTTCAAGAAGCGATCCGCATTATCCCGCGTAATATCAATCTCAACGTTGCCTTAGATCCTGGACTCGAACGCATTGAGCGTGTCGATGCTACCAGCGCGTTTGCTACCGTTTCTTTTGTAACGTTAGTTACTTCAGGAGAACAACTCGCAGATTGCTTATTTGGGCGAATTCAAGATGATACCCAATCAACAACTGCTAGCCGTTACGGATTATTTACATTAGCCCGCGAATTAATTCCGAATACTGCGGGTGATGCTGGAGAGGCTGTTAAAGTCGCCGTACAGCGGTTAATTCCGAAATTACAAACACTTTTAGCAGCAAAGTTGTGGCGGCTAACGAGCAATGAAAGCTCTGACTTAGATATTAAAGCAACTCTTGAAGTTGTCAGCGCGCAAAAACAAGTCATTATTGAGCGCGAAACACAGCACTTTCAGACAGATCGCCAAGTCGAAAAGACGACACCAACTGCTGTTTCTTCTACTTTAGGTATTCCATCATTACCAATCGGCAGCCGCATTAAGTATAAAATAATCAATCATAGCGATCGCCCCGTCTACTTATTACTGCTAGGTCTAGATAGCAGTAAAAATCCGATTGTCCTTTATCCAGGAAAAGCCCTGGCTGCTTCTGGTACTAGCGATACCGCATCGACACAAGAGTTGGCGATCGCACCAGAGTCAACTTTAAGTGTACCTCGAACCGAGATCGATTTTGAGTGGATACTGCACGGACCACCTGCGGTTTGCGAAACGCAGCTAATTTTGAGTAGAGGTCCATTTACGCAAACCCTTGCGGCTTTGGATGCTGTGCGCGAAGACTTGCGTGGCGAAGAGTACATTAGTATCTTGTCAAATCCATTAGAAGTTACCCAAGCCCTACTACGCGACTTACAAACCGCGAGCGCGATCGCTCTAGAAACAATTGGAGCCGCCCCTGATACCTACGCTCTAGACGTCAATGCCTGGGCAAGCTTCAACTTCATTTATCAGGTAACTTAA
- a CDS encoding ABC transporter ATP-binding protein: protein MAEPIIELKGVSKAFGNNVVLDKADLTLYQGEALAIIGPSGTGKSTILRIIAGLLAPDAGEIYIQGHQRKGLIEDAADPISIGMVFQQAALFDSLTVEENVGFLLYQHSRLSRSRIRELVNQKLEMVGLSGVGDRYPSELSGGMRKRVSFARAIMSNPDNIEDSPAVLLYDEPTAGLDPIASTVIEDLIRQLQCTTGVCNTYAIVTHQDSTIRRTADRIVFLYQGKVQWEGSVNDIDASDNPLIQQFFSGNVDGPIQVIG, encoded by the coding sequence ATGGCTGAGCCAATTATTGAACTTAAAGGTGTGAGTAAAGCATTCGGCAACAATGTCGTTTTAGACAAAGCCGATCTAACACTTTATCAAGGAGAAGCCTTGGCGATTATTGGTCCTTCGGGTACAGGTAAGTCTACCATATTACGCATTATTGCTGGATTGTTAGCACCAGATGCAGGAGAAATTTATATTCAAGGACACCAGCGTAAAGGACTCATCGAAGATGCTGCCGATCCTATTAGTATTGGGATGGTATTTCAGCAGGCAGCGTTATTTGATTCATTGACTGTCGAAGAAAATGTTGGCTTTTTACTTTATCAACATTCGCGGCTATCGCGATCGCGGATTCGGGAGCTAGTCAATCAAAAATTAGAGATGGTTGGCTTAAGTGGTGTTGGCGATCGCTATCCTAGTGAACTTTCCGGCGGAATGCGCAAGCGTGTCAGTTTTGCTCGTGCAATTATGTCTAATCCTGATAATATTGAGGACTCTCCAGCCGTTTTACTTTACGATGAACCTACTGCTGGTCTCGATCCAATTGCATCTACAGTTATTGAAGATTTAATTCGACAACTACAGTGTACAACTGGTGTGTGTAACACCTATGCGATCGTCACGCATCAGGATAGTACTATCCGCCGTACCGCCGATCGCATTGTCTTTCTCTACCAAGGAAAAGTTCAGTGGGAAGGTTCTGTTAACGATATTGATGCTTCTGATAATCCCCTCATTCAACAGTTTTTTAGTGGTAATGTTGACGGTCCTATTCAAGTTATTGGCTAA
- a CDS encoding ABC transporter ATP-binding protein, producing the protein MKQEQVILRIDGVTKQFDQPPPAVANVSLSLVQGDLLGLLGPSGCGKTTLLRLIAGFERPQSGRIEIAGKTVAGANWIPPEQRSVGMVFQDYALFPHLTVGENVAFGLRYSKKSSDRVAQLIELVGLAGLEKRYPHELSGGQQQRVALARALAPEPALILLDEPLSNLDVQVRLRLREELREILKATGISGVFVTHDQEEALAIADRVAVMRQGKIEQLGTPEDVYSHPQTRFVAEFVTRANFLPAKRRGHLWETEIGCFTVRKEMGQSEVADLMIREEDLILQPADSAPIIIHTRRFLGREYRYCLQTASGKRLHARTSAEVILPVGTRVELAVAEQAIRFFPANTTSDNLVMNSVGSH; encoded by the coding sequence ATGAAGCAGGAGCAAGTTATTCTTCGCATAGATGGCGTGACGAAACAATTCGATCAACCACCACCAGCGGTTGCAAATGTCAGCCTGAGTCTTGTGCAAGGCGATTTACTTGGTTTACTGGGTCCATCAGGTTGTGGCAAAACAACGCTGTTACGGTTAATCGCAGGGTTTGAACGTCCGCAATCAGGAAGAATCGAAATCGCAGGAAAGACTGTCGCCGGTGCGAACTGGATACCGCCAGAACAACGCTCGGTAGGCATGGTGTTTCAAGATTATGCCCTGTTTCCGCACTTAACTGTCGGTGAGAATGTTGCGTTTGGTTTGCGATATAGCAAAAAAAGCAGCGATCGCGTCGCGCAACTTATAGAACTTGTTGGCTTAGCTGGATTAGAAAAACGCTACCCGCACGAACTATCTGGCGGACAACAGCAACGTGTCGCTTTGGCACGCGCCTTAGCACCAGAACCTGCGCTAATTTTACTCGATGAACCGTTGAGTAACCTTGACGTGCAAGTCCGCTTGCGCCTGCGCGAGGAGTTACGCGAAATTCTCAAAGCGACAGGAATTTCCGGCGTTTTTGTGACGCACGACCAAGAAGAAGCCTTAGCGATCGCCGATCGAGTTGCTGTGATGCGTCAAGGAAAAATCGAACAACTCGGTACCCCTGAAGACGTTTATTCGCATCCACAAACCCGCTTTGTCGCAGAGTTTGTCACTCGCGCTAACTTTTTACCAGCCAAGCGTCGCGGACACCTGTGGGAAACAGAAATTGGCTGTTTTACTGTACGAAAAGAAATGGGACAAAGCGAAGTGGCAGACTTAATGATTCGCGAAGAGGATTTAATCTTACAGCCTGCGGATAGCGCTCCTATTATTATTCACACGCGTAGGTTTTTAGGACGCGAATACCGTTACTGCTTGCAAACTGCATCGGGTAAAAGATTACACGCGCGGACATCCGCCGAAGTTATCTTACCAGTAGGAACGCGAGTCGAGCTAGCCGTTGCTGAACAAGCAATTAGATTTTTTCCAGCTAATACAACGTCAGATAATTTAGTGATGAATTCGGTTGGTTCGCATTGA
- a CDS encoding iron ABC transporter permease has protein sequence MQISRSISAHRPPLFLLITGAITAFAIAVPLTYLVIRTAGVGGEELSNLLLRPRTVTILFNSAGMAAAVTLFSALIAIPLAFLTVRTDLPWRRFWLIVTTLPLAVPSYVGSFALIAAFGPRGSLLQILLEPLGVQQLPSIYGWFGTILAITLFTYPYILLSVRAGLHGIDPAIEEAARSLGYSRRDTFFRVILPQLRPSIVAGSLLVALYALRDFGTPSLMRFDAFTRAIFLQYRSSFNRNLAAALALILVALVLGILWLEHKARSRARYYSRGTSRRTIPIKLGYWKLPALLFCAAIASLSLALPIGVTLFWLIRGLTVGAGDAVNLAQDMVQPAINSIWASALAAIAATACALPVAILAVRFPSRITAIIERCSYIGFGLPGIVVALSLVFLGANYLPWIYQTLPILVFAYLVLFLPQAVGTVRSSLLQVNPQLEESAQVLGRTPWQTLQEITLPLVRPGILSGAILVFLTAIKELPATLLLAPIGFSTLATRIWSATENVAFSDAAAAALTMLLVSFGSTLFMLSQEQS, from the coding sequence ATGCAAATCTCTAGGAGCATCTCAGCACATAGACCACCATTATTTCTACTCATTACAGGTGCAATTACTGCCTTTGCGATCGCGGTTCCACTGACGTATTTGGTCATTCGGACAGCAGGTGTCGGAGGAGAAGAACTATCAAATTTGCTCTTGCGCCCGCGAACTGTAACTATCTTATTCAACAGCGCGGGAATGGCAGCCGCAGTTACGCTATTTTCTGCCTTAATTGCAATTCCACTTGCATTTTTAACCGTCAGGACAGATTTGCCTTGGCGGCGATTTTGGTTAATCGTAACAACTCTTCCTTTAGCCGTTCCTAGTTATGTAGGTAGCTTCGCCTTAATTGCGGCGTTTGGACCAAGAGGCAGTTTGTTACAAATATTACTAGAACCATTGGGAGTACAACAACTACCAAGCATTTATGGCTGGTTTGGCACGATTTTAGCCATCACTTTATTTACTTATCCGTATATTTTGTTGAGTGTTCGTGCTGGATTACACGGAATTGATCCCGCGATCGAAGAAGCTGCACGGAGCTTGGGATATAGTAGACGAGATACTTTTTTTCGCGTCATCTTGCCGCAGTTGCGTCCTTCGATTGTTGCTGGCTCGCTTTTAGTTGCATTGTATGCGCTACGCGATTTCGGCACGCCTTCACTAATGCGGTTTGATGCATTTACGCGCGCCATCTTTCTGCAATACAGATCGAGTTTTAACCGCAATTTAGCCGCTGCTTTAGCTTTAATTTTGGTTGCGTTGGTGTTAGGAATTTTGTGGTTGGAACACAAGGCGCGATCGCGAGCAAGGTATTACAGTCGCGGTACGTCCCGCCGTACCATACCAATAAAACTGGGATATTGGAAACTTCCAGCACTTTTATTTTGCGCAGCGATCGCGTCGCTTAGTTTAGCGTTACCAATAGGCGTAACTTTATTTTGGTTGATTCGCGGCTTAACAGTTGGTGCTGGAGATGCAGTTAACCTTGCGCAAGACATGGTACAACCTGCAATTAACTCAATTTGGGCATCAGCACTCGCGGCGATTGCGGCGACGGCTTGTGCTTTACCTGTAGCAATTTTAGCAGTACGCTTTCCCAGCCGAATAACTGCTATAATCGAGCGCTGTAGCTATATCGGCTTTGGCTTGCCAGGAATTGTTGTTGCCTTGTCACTCGTGTTTTTAGGTGCTAATTATCTGCCTTGGATTTATCAAACTTTACCAATCCTGGTTTTTGCCTACTTAGTCTTATTTTTACCGCAAGCAGTTGGTACAGTGCGGAGTTCGCTGCTTCAAGTCAATCCACAACTCGAAGAATCTGCTCAAGTTTTAGGCAGAACACCTTGGCAAACTTTGCAAGAAATTACCTTACCACTTGTCCGCCCAGGAATACTAAGTGGGGCAATATTGGTATTTTTAACCGCAATTAAAGAGCTACCTGCAACATTGTTACTCGCGCCCATTGGTTTTTCAACACTCGCCACCAGAATTTGGTCAGCAACAGAAAACGTTGCGTTTAGCGATGCCGCAGCAGCAGCGTTGACGATGTTGTTAGTTTCCTTCGGATCGACTTTATTTATGCTTTCTCAAGAGCAATCGTAG
- a CDS encoding RNA methyltransferase: protein MLTSLQNPLVKQLRKLHSAKERREQGVFIIEGTHLLQEACRVKYPLATVCCTPQWQSRNQLLWQQASQQAQRGEIVSEEVLQAIATTVNPDGVVATAPRCLERSQVPCNGLTLALENVQDPGNVGTIIRTAMAAGASGLWLSANSVDIYNPKVLRATAGQWFRLPIAISPDLRATVSKCQQAGMQVIATQADAPLTYWEVDWQRPSLILLGNEGAGLSADLVAQSNLRVRIPQNAEVESLNVAIAAALLLYEAQRQKRFSTAQ, encoded by the coding sequence ATGCTCACTAGTTTGCAAAACCCGCTGGTCAAGCAACTACGGAAATTGCATTCCGCAAAAGAACGACGGGAGCAGGGCGTGTTCATAATCGAAGGAACGCACTTACTACAAGAAGCTTGTCGCGTAAAATACCCATTGGCAACCGTCTGCTGTACTCCACAGTGGCAAAGTCGCAATCAGCTGCTATGGCAACAAGCCTCTCAGCAAGCACAACGCGGGGAAATTGTCAGTGAAGAGGTTTTGCAAGCGATCGCCACAACAGTCAACCCTGATGGCGTTGTCGCAACCGCGCCCCGCTGTTTAGAACGCAGCCAAGTTCCATGCAATGGTTTAACCTTAGCTTTAGAAAACGTGCAAGATCCAGGCAATGTGGGGACAATTATTCGGACAGCTATGGCAGCTGGTGCGAGTGGATTGTGGTTGAGTGCCAATAGCGTTGATATTTACAACCCAAAAGTTTTAAGAGCCACAGCAGGACAGTGGTTTCGTTTGCCGATCGCTATCAGCCCCGATTTAAGGGCAACGGTGAGCAAATGTCAACAAGCAGGAATGCAAGTTATTGCCACACAGGCAGATGCGCCGTTAACTTACTGGGAAGTCGATTGGCAGCGTCCAAGTTTAATCTTACTGGGAAATGAAGGCGCGGGCTTATCCGCTGACTTAGTTGCCCAAAGCAACCTTCGCGTCAGAATTCCGCAAAATGCTGAAGTCGAATCATTAAATGTCGCGATCGCTGCTGCTTTGCTGTTGTACGAAGCGCAACGCCAAAAGCGGTTTTCCACGGCACAGTGA
- a CDS encoding Uma2 family endonuclease, producing MTQALPKIVTFDEFIALYPDSSGVRYELHNGEIVQMAQPTGRHERIKGFLAAELTLEFRRLNLPYFIPNQVIVKPPERESGYFPDVLILNDTALVNEPLWEKSSAVTQGTSIPLVIEVVSTNWRDDYYLKLADYVGRSPSRRVEMNIPEYWIVDYAALGARKFIGDPKQPTISVYQLIDGEYQVSQFRGSDKIISPAFPEFNLTAEQVFNAG from the coding sequence ATGACCCAAGCCTTACCTAAAATAGTCACCTTTGACGAATTTATCGCGCTTTATCCCGATTCCTCTGGGGTACGCTACGAGCTGCATAACGGGGAAATTGTCCAAATGGCACAGCCTACAGGGAGACATGAAAGAATAAAAGGATTTTTGGCGGCTGAATTAACTTTAGAGTTTAGACGATTAAATCTCCCCTACTTCATCCCCAATCAAGTAATAGTAAAACCACCAGAAAGAGAATCAGGTTATTTTCCAGATGTATTAATACTAAATGACACTGCTTTGGTTAATGAACCGCTTTGGGAAAAATCTTCTGCTGTGACTCAGGGTACATCAATTCCTTTAGTTATTGAGGTTGTCAGTACCAATTGGCGCGATGATTACTATCTAAAACTCGCCGATTATGTTGGGCGAAGCCCTTCCCGAAGGGTAGAGATGAACATTCCCGAATATTGGATTGTTGACTATGCAGCATTGGGAGCTAGGAAGTTTATCGGCGATCCCAAACAACCCACTATTTCAGTCTATCAACTCATTGATGGGGAATACCAAGTCAGTCAGTTTCGTGGTAGCGATAAAATTATATCTCCTGCTTTTCCTGAGTTCAATTTGACGGCGGAACAAGTTTTTAATGCTGGTTAA